One Fundulus heteroclitus isolate FHET01 chromosome 1, MU-UCD_Fhet_4.1, whole genome shotgun sequence genomic window carries:
- the LOC105926132 gene encoding WD repeat-containing protein 46 isoform X1: MASPGEADVNASHVEGKGKKKQPPARYWQELPDKEKGENKDEGQVEQQQEEKKKKEQQQTQKAKKRKRDERPRDGKRVISGKSDPFPGPVPVPQDRMQKFKRNDNIRKTHRKHYKLKEIITRSADASDMAQKQAARFDILLPEDAGFLEGDEDEDTCTISQEDIADAVDITSGAKYFNLKLCQFGPYRLDYSRTGRHLLLGGRRGHVACLDWQSKQLMCEINVMESVNDVKWLHTEHMYAVAQKKWLYIYDSNGIELHCIRKFNDVLRMQFLPYHFLLATASATGFLQYLDVSVGKEVAAICTKTGRLDVMCQNPHNAVVHLGHTNGTVTLWSPNQKDALVKMLCHQGGVRSVAVDKTGTYMITSGMDKKMKVFDVRAFKPLRSYFLPAGASCLSLSQRGLLSAATGDVVQVYRDVWSTPVTKPYMAHRVRGSVWGLHFCPFEDVLGVGHGEGFTSMLVPGAGEPNFDGLDANPYRSAKQRQEWEVKALLEKIQPELITLDPTELGQIDQTTFEQKHQVRVDALGFDPLAKEKFVPKFKKKGRSSAGGVERRKKQVAHEDQRDVIRKTVEDRRKMEEERKKMEEKKGALSSKKSALERFRK, encoded by the exons ATGGCGTCTCCCGGCGAGGCAGACGTGAATGCTTCACACGTGGAgggaaagggaaagaaaaag CAGCCTCCAGCTCGTTACTGGCAGGAGCTTCCAGACAAAGAGAAAGGCGAAAACAAAGATGAAGGACAAgttgagcagcagcaggaggagaagaagaagaaggagcagcagcagacacaGAAAGCGAAGAAAAGAAAGCGAGATGAGCGGCCGAGGGATGGAAAGAGAGTCATATCGGGG AAATCCGACCCTTTCCCCGGGCCCGTGCCTGTCCCGCAAGACAGAATGCAAAAATTCAAGAGGAACGACAATATTCGCAAG ACCCATCGGAAGCATTACAAGCTGAAGGAAATCATCACTCGCTCAGCGGACGCTTCAGACATGGCCCAGAAACAAGCCGCTCGGTTTGACATCCTACTGCCAGAGGACGCGGG CTTTTTAGAAGGGGATGAAGATGAGGACACGTGTACGATCTCACAGGAGGATATTGCGGATGCCGTGGACATTACATCTGGAGCAAAG tattttaatctgaaactatgtcagtttggtccatatCGTCTGGATTACAGCAGGACTGGACG ccattTGCTGCTGGGTGGGAGGAGAGGCCATGTGGCCTGTTTAGACTGGCAGTCCAAGCAGCTCATGTGTGAGATCAATGTCATGGAGTCTGTCAACGATGTAAA GTGGCTCCACACCGAACACATGTATGCCGTGGCTCAGAAGAAGTGGCTCTACATCTACGACTCCAACGGAATAGAGTTGCACTGCATTCGCAAGTTCAACGACGTCCTGCGAATGCAGTTCCTCCCGTATCACTTTCTCCTGGCCACAGCG AGTGCAACGGGCTTCCTGCAGTACCTGGACGTGTCTGTTGGGAAGGAGGTGGCAGCCATCTGCACCAAGACCGGCCGGCTTGACGTGATGTGCCAGAACCCTCACAATGCCGTCGTCCACCTCGGCCACACCAACGGCACTGTCACGCTTTGGTCGCCCAATCAGAAAGACGCCCTCGTAAAAATGCTCTGTCACCAAGGTGGCGTTCGCTCGGTCGCTGTGGACAAGACTGGCAC ATACATGATCACATCTGGAAtggataaaaaaatgaaagtctttGACGTCAGAGCTTTCAAACCCCTCAGATCCTACTTCCTTCCTGCTGGAGCTTCATGTTTGTCTCTGAGTCAGAGAGGACTGCTATCTGCAGCCACAGGGGACGTTGTTCAG GTGTACAGGGATGTGTGGAGCACGCCAGTCACTAAACCCTACATGGCTCACCGAGTCCGGGGATCGGTTTGGGGGCTGCACTTTTGTCCCTTTGAGGACGTCCTCGGAGTTGGGCACGGAGAGGGTTTCACCAGCATGCTTGTACCAG GGGCTGGTGAGCCTAACTTCGATGGCCTGGATGCAAATCCATACCGCAGTGCAAAACAGAGGCAGGAGTGGGAGGTCAAGGCTTTGCTGGAGAAGATTCAGCCAGAGCTCATTACTCTGGACCCCACAGAGCTGGGTCAGATTGATCAAACTACCTTTGAGCAGAAGCATCAAGTCAGAGTCGACGCTCTG GGCTTTGATCCACTtgccaaagagaaatttgttCCAAAGTTTAAGAAAAAAGGTCGCAGTTCTGCTGGTGGTGTTGAAAGGCGCAAGAAGCAAGTGGCCCATGAGGACCAGAGG
- the LOC105926132 gene encoding WD repeat-containing protein 46 isoform X2, producing the protein MASPGEADVNASHVEGKGKKKPPARYWQELPDKEKGENKDEGQVEQQQEEKKKKEQQQTQKAKKRKRDERPRDGKRVISGKSDPFPGPVPVPQDRMQKFKRNDNIRKTHRKHYKLKEIITRSADASDMAQKQAARFDILLPEDAGFLEGDEDEDTCTISQEDIADAVDITSGAKYFNLKLCQFGPYRLDYSRTGRHLLLGGRRGHVACLDWQSKQLMCEINVMESVNDVKWLHTEHMYAVAQKKWLYIYDSNGIELHCIRKFNDVLRMQFLPYHFLLATASATGFLQYLDVSVGKEVAAICTKTGRLDVMCQNPHNAVVHLGHTNGTVTLWSPNQKDALVKMLCHQGGVRSVAVDKTGTYMITSGMDKKMKVFDVRAFKPLRSYFLPAGASCLSLSQRGLLSAATGDVVQVYRDVWSTPVTKPYMAHRVRGSVWGLHFCPFEDVLGVGHGEGFTSMLVPGAGEPNFDGLDANPYRSAKQRQEWEVKALLEKIQPELITLDPTELGQIDQTTFEQKHQVRVDALGFDPLAKEKFVPKFKKKGRSSAGGVERRKKQVAHEDQRDVIRKTVEDRRKMEEERKKMEEKKGALSSKKSALERFRK; encoded by the exons ATGGCGTCTCCCGGCGAGGCAGACGTGAATGCTTCACACGTGGAgggaaagggaaagaaaaag CCTCCAGCTCGTTACTGGCAGGAGCTTCCAGACAAAGAGAAAGGCGAAAACAAAGATGAAGGACAAgttgagcagcagcaggaggagaagaagaagaaggagcagcagcagacacaGAAAGCGAAGAAAAGAAAGCGAGATGAGCGGCCGAGGGATGGAAAGAGAGTCATATCGGGG AAATCCGACCCTTTCCCCGGGCCCGTGCCTGTCCCGCAAGACAGAATGCAAAAATTCAAGAGGAACGACAATATTCGCAAG ACCCATCGGAAGCATTACAAGCTGAAGGAAATCATCACTCGCTCAGCGGACGCTTCAGACATGGCCCAGAAACAAGCCGCTCGGTTTGACATCCTACTGCCAGAGGACGCGGG CTTTTTAGAAGGGGATGAAGATGAGGACACGTGTACGATCTCACAGGAGGATATTGCGGATGCCGTGGACATTACATCTGGAGCAAAG tattttaatctgaaactatgtcagtttggtccatatCGTCTGGATTACAGCAGGACTGGACG ccattTGCTGCTGGGTGGGAGGAGAGGCCATGTGGCCTGTTTAGACTGGCAGTCCAAGCAGCTCATGTGTGAGATCAATGTCATGGAGTCTGTCAACGATGTAAA GTGGCTCCACACCGAACACATGTATGCCGTGGCTCAGAAGAAGTGGCTCTACATCTACGACTCCAACGGAATAGAGTTGCACTGCATTCGCAAGTTCAACGACGTCCTGCGAATGCAGTTCCTCCCGTATCACTTTCTCCTGGCCACAGCG AGTGCAACGGGCTTCCTGCAGTACCTGGACGTGTCTGTTGGGAAGGAGGTGGCAGCCATCTGCACCAAGACCGGCCGGCTTGACGTGATGTGCCAGAACCCTCACAATGCCGTCGTCCACCTCGGCCACACCAACGGCACTGTCACGCTTTGGTCGCCCAATCAGAAAGACGCCCTCGTAAAAATGCTCTGTCACCAAGGTGGCGTTCGCTCGGTCGCTGTGGACAAGACTGGCAC ATACATGATCACATCTGGAAtggataaaaaaatgaaagtctttGACGTCAGAGCTTTCAAACCCCTCAGATCCTACTTCCTTCCTGCTGGAGCTTCATGTTTGTCTCTGAGTCAGAGAGGACTGCTATCTGCAGCCACAGGGGACGTTGTTCAG GTGTACAGGGATGTGTGGAGCACGCCAGTCACTAAACCCTACATGGCTCACCGAGTCCGGGGATCGGTTTGGGGGCTGCACTTTTGTCCCTTTGAGGACGTCCTCGGAGTTGGGCACGGAGAGGGTTTCACCAGCATGCTTGTACCAG GGGCTGGTGAGCCTAACTTCGATGGCCTGGATGCAAATCCATACCGCAGTGCAAAACAGAGGCAGGAGTGGGAGGTCAAGGCTTTGCTGGAGAAGATTCAGCCAGAGCTCATTACTCTGGACCCCACAGAGCTGGGTCAGATTGATCAAACTACCTTTGAGCAGAAGCATCAAGTCAGAGTCGACGCTCTG GGCTTTGATCCACTtgccaaagagaaatttgttCCAAAGTTTAAGAAAAAAGGTCGCAGTTCTGCTGGTGGTGTTGAAAGGCGCAAGAAGCAAGTGGCCCATGAGGACCAGAGG